The proteins below come from a single Crossiella sp. CA-258035 genomic window:
- a CDS encoding aldehyde dehydrogenase family protein, with product MAELFIGGRWLAAQEGGQREIRCPADGSVVATVAEATRADTEAAIAAARTAFDTGPWPRTPAPERGRLLLRVAELLQRDKVALARAEAMDTGKRLVEAEYDIDDVTACFRYYASTAATDAGRVVDTGNPDATSKVVYEPVGVCGLITPWNYPLLQTAWKVAPALAAGNTFVLKPSELTPSSAIILMRLLVEAGLPHGAGNLVLGAGPEAGAPLSEHPDVDLVSFTGGLSTGQRIMATAAGTVKKIALELGGKNPNIVFADADFDTALDYALTAVFLHSGQVCSAGARLIIQQEWHDRFVDALVERAQKIRLGGPFDELAETGPLISAAHREKVEAYVAAGIAEGAVLRCGGKRPEDPALADGFYYPPTILDGCRSGMSVLREESFGPVLTVETFTDEEDAIRLGNDTDYGLAGAVWTGDAGRAERVAGRLRHGTIWINDYHPYLPQAEWGGFKRSGIGRELGPSGLNEYREAKHIWHNLRPAPQKWFSGE from the coding sequence ATGGCCGAGCTGTTCATCGGCGGCAGATGGCTGGCAGCACAGGAGGGCGGCCAGCGGGAGATCCGCTGCCCCGCGGACGGCTCGGTCGTGGCCACCGTGGCCGAGGCGACCCGCGCCGACACCGAGGCGGCGATCGCGGCCGCGCGCACCGCCTTCGACACCGGACCCTGGCCGCGCACCCCCGCCCCCGAGCGAGGGCGGCTGCTGCTCCGGGTGGCCGAGCTGTTGCAGCGGGACAAGGTCGCGCTGGCCCGCGCCGAGGCCATGGACACCGGAAAGCGCTTGGTCGAAGCCGAGTACGACATCGACGACGTGACCGCCTGCTTCCGCTACTACGCCTCGACCGCGGCCACCGACGCCGGCCGGGTGGTCGACACCGGCAACCCGGACGCCACCAGCAAGGTGGTCTACGAGCCGGTCGGCGTGTGCGGGCTGATCACCCCGTGGAACTACCCCCTGTTGCAGACCGCGTGGAAGGTCGCCCCCGCGTTGGCCGCCGGCAACACCTTCGTGCTCAAGCCCAGCGAGCTGACCCCCAGCAGCGCGATCATCCTGATGCGCCTGCTGGTGGAGGCCGGACTGCCGCACGGCGCGGGCAACCTGGTCCTGGGCGCGGGCCCCGAGGCCGGCGCGCCACTGTCCGAGCACCCCGACGTCGACCTGGTCTCCTTCACCGGCGGCCTGTCCACCGGGCAGCGGATCATGGCCACCGCCGCGGGCACGGTGAAGAAGATCGCCCTGGAGCTCGGCGGCAAGAACCCCAACATCGTCTTCGCCGACGCCGACTTCGACACCGCGCTGGACTACGCGCTCACCGCGGTCTTCCTGCACTCCGGCCAGGTCTGCTCCGCGGGAGCGCGCCTGATCATCCAGCAGGAGTGGCACGACCGCTTCGTCGACGCGCTGGTGGAGCGCGCGCAGAAGATCCGCCTCGGCGGACCCTTCGACGAGCTCGCCGAGACCGGTCCGCTGATCTCGGCCGCGCACCGGGAGAAGGTCGAGGCCTACGTGGCCGCCGGGATCGCCGAGGGCGCGGTGCTGCGCTGCGGCGGCAAGCGGCCCGAAGACCCCGCGCTGGCCGACGGATTCTACTACCCACCGACCATTTTGGACGGTTGCCGGTCCGGGATGTCCGTGCTGCGCGAGGAGTCCTTCGGCCCGGTGCTCACGGTGGAGACCTTCACCGACGAGGAGGACGCGATCCGGCTCGGCAACGACACCGACTACGGCCTGGCCGGCGCGGTGTGGACCGGCGACGCGGGCCGGGCCGAGCGGGTGGCCGGGCGGCTGCGGCACGGCACCATCTGGATCAACGACTACCACCCGTACCTGCCCCAGGCGGAATGGGGTGGTTTCAAGCGGTCCGGCATCGGCCGTGAGCTAGGCCCCAGCGGGCTCAACGAGTACCGCGAGGCCAAGCACATCTGGCACAACCTTCGGCCGGCGCCGCAGAAGTGGTTCTCCGGCGAGTGA
- a CDS encoding DinB family protein yields MITERPEPPYQGSERETLRVYLDFHRATLAMKCEGLSTEDLRRQSSPPSTLSLLGLVRHMAEVERTWFRRVINAEDIPLVWSDTFDFQAAYDATNCTREEAFAAWEAEVEHARRIELAAESLEVTGYQPRWGEHVSLRLVMLHLIHEYARHNGHADLLREGIDGVTGA; encoded by the coding sequence ATGATCACCGAACGCCCCGAGCCGCCCTACCAGGGCAGCGAACGCGAGACCCTGCGCGTCTACCTGGACTTCCACCGCGCCACCCTGGCCATGAAGTGCGAAGGCCTGTCCACCGAAGACCTGCGCCGCCAGTCCTCACCGCCCTCCACACTGTCCCTGCTCGGCCTGGTCCGGCACATGGCCGAGGTCGAGCGCACCTGGTTCCGCCGGGTGATCAACGCCGAGGACATCCCCCTGGTCTGGTCGGACACCTTCGACTTCCAGGCCGCCTACGACGCCACGAACTGCACCCGCGAGGAGGCCTTCGCCGCCTGGGAGGCCGAGGTCGAGCACGCCCGGCGGATCGAGCTGGCCGCGGAATCGCTGGAGGTGACCGGCTACCAGCCGCGCTGGGGCGAGCACGTGTCCCTGCGGCTGGTGATGCTGCACCTGATCCACGAGTACGCCCGGCACAACGGCCACGCCGACCTCCTGCGCGAGGGCATCGACGGCGTCACCGGCGCCTGA
- a CDS encoding ABC transporter permease: MRVDLGPSLAVVLLLLTVFAAAVVRLGGLGPARPVLTAAARAALQLTLISLVLLGVLRSAGWTAVFITLMCAVAVLTAARRVSAPRDSGWLALAIAGGALPVLLLLTASGVVPAAPIAVLPVAGILIGGAMTATSLAGRRALDEWHTRHGEYEGALALGLSHRDAVLALCRPTAGQALVPALDQTRTVGLVTLPGAFVGMLLGGATPLAAGATQLVVLIGLLAVEAVAVLVTVELIAQGRIGGPRRRG; the protein is encoded by the coding sequence GTGCGTGTTGACCTTGGGCCGTCACTTGCGGTCGTGCTGTTGCTGCTGACCGTGTTCGCCGCCGCCGTGGTCCGTCTCGGTGGGCTCGGCCCGGCCCGCCCGGTGCTCACCGCCGCTGCCCGCGCGGCGCTCCAGCTGACGCTGATCTCGTTGGTGCTGCTGGGTGTGCTGCGCTCGGCCGGATGGACCGCGGTGTTCATCACGCTGATGTGCGCGGTCGCCGTGCTCACCGCCGCCCGCCGGGTCAGCGCACCCCGGGACAGCGGCTGGCTCGCCCTGGCCATCGCCGGCGGCGCGCTCCCGGTGCTGCTGCTGTTGACCGCCAGCGGGGTGGTGCCCGCCGCGCCGATCGCGGTGCTGCCGGTGGCCGGCATCCTCATCGGCGGCGCGATGACCGCCACCAGCCTGGCCGGCCGCCGCGCGCTGGACGAATGGCACACCCGGCACGGCGAGTACGAAGGCGCACTGGCCCTGGGCCTGTCCCACCGGGACGCGGTGCTGGCGCTCTGCCGCCCCACCGCGGGTCAGGCCCTGGTGCCCGCCCTGGACCAGACCCGCACCGTCGGACTGGTCACCCTGCCCGGCGCCTTCGTCGGCATGCTGCTCGGCGGCGCCACCCCGCTGGCAGCCGGTGCCACCCAACTGGTCGTGCTCATCGGACTACTCGCCGTGGAAGCGGTCGCGGTGCTGGTCACCGTGGAGCTGATCGCCCAGGGCCGCATCGGCGGTCCTCGCAGGAGAGGTTAG
- a CDS encoding FAD-dependent oxidoreductase, translating to MQPNVVVIGAGIVGCALADELTERGWTSVTVLEQGPLFAAGGSSSHAPGLVFQTNPSKTMTAFAAYTVRKYDQLTLNDRWCFRKVGGLEVATTPERWTDLHRKHGWATSWGVEAKLLDAAQCLKLWPMLNPELVLGGLHVPDDGLASALRAGEAQANRAIARGARFLAHHQVLDILTTGDRVSGVRTDQGDFPADLVVCAAGFWGPKIGSMVGLTVPLLPLAHQYVRTSTLPGLGTIDPALEAVRPILRHQDRDLYFREHTDHLGIGSYAHRPMPVSLDALPDAEESAMPSMLAFTKEDFDPAWADATALLPALDQSTVDEGFNGIFSFTPDGFPLIGEHREVKGFWTAEAVWVTHSAGVARALAQWLVAGKSELDLHECDLHRFEEVQLSPEFVEARGARNFVEVYDVLHPLQPMEYPRPMRTSPFYPRQQELGAYFLEASAWERPHWYEANACLAEGIELPERDDWAARYWSPIAAAEARHTRERVALYDMTPLKRLEVSGPGALALLQRLTTNQLDKKPGAVTYTLLLDHTGGVRSDLTVARLGPDHFQVGANGNLDLDWLLRQNTDPATHIRDITGGTCCIGLWGPLARDLLQPLVRENLAHKAFGYFRARRIHVGLIPVTAMRLSYVGELGWELYTSAELGPRLWDELWQAGQQHGVIAAGRSAFNSLRLEKGYRAWGTDMTDEHNPYESGLGFAVRLDKGEFLGRDALAKLDPDNPARRLSCLTLDDRTTNVLGKEPVFHQGEPVGYVTSAAYGYTVDRPIAYAWLPAGAATPGTPVQIEYFGRRLHATVAAEPLFDPEMARIRR from the coding sequence GTGCAGCCGAACGTGGTCGTCATCGGGGCCGGGATCGTCGGCTGCGCCCTCGCTGACGAGCTGACCGAGCGGGGCTGGACCTCGGTGACCGTGCTGGAGCAGGGACCGCTGTTCGCCGCGGGCGGCTCCAGCTCGCACGCCCCCGGCCTGGTGTTCCAGACCAACCCGTCGAAGACGATGACCGCCTTCGCCGCCTACACCGTCCGCAAGTACGACCAGCTGACCCTGAACGACCGGTGGTGCTTCCGCAAGGTCGGCGGCCTCGAGGTCGCCACCACCCCGGAACGCTGGACCGACCTGCACCGCAAGCACGGCTGGGCCACCTCCTGGGGTGTGGAAGCCAAGCTGCTGGACGCCGCCCAATGCCTGAAGCTGTGGCCGATGCTGAACCCGGAGCTGGTGCTCGGCGGCCTGCACGTGCCCGACGACGGCCTGGCCAGCGCCCTGCGCGCCGGAGAAGCCCAAGCCAACCGGGCGATCGCTCGGGGCGCGCGATTCCTGGCCCACCACCAGGTCCTGGACATCCTCACCACCGGCGACCGGGTCAGCGGCGTGCGCACCGATCAAGGTGACTTCCCGGCCGACCTGGTGGTCTGCGCCGCCGGGTTCTGGGGCCCGAAGATCGGCAGCATGGTTGGCCTCACCGTGCCACTGCTTCCGTTGGCGCACCAGTACGTCCGCACCAGCACGCTGCCCGGGCTGGGCACGATCGACCCCGCGCTGGAAGCCGTCCGGCCGATCCTGCGCCACCAGGACCGGGACCTGTACTTCCGCGAGCACACCGACCACCTCGGCATCGGCTCCTACGCCCACCGTCCCATGCCGGTGAGCCTGGACGCGCTTCCGGACGCCGAAGAGTCCGCGATGCCGTCGATGCTGGCGTTCACCAAGGAGGACTTCGACCCGGCCTGGGCCGACGCGACCGCCCTGCTGCCCGCCCTCGATCAGTCCACAGTGGACGAAGGCTTCAACGGGATCTTCTCCTTCACCCCGGACGGCTTCCCGCTGATCGGCGAACACCGCGAGGTCAAGGGTTTCTGGACCGCCGAGGCGGTCTGGGTCACCCACTCCGCAGGCGTCGCCCGCGCGCTGGCCCAGTGGCTGGTGGCGGGCAAGTCCGAGCTGGACCTGCACGAGTGCGACCTGCACCGCTTCGAGGAGGTCCAGCTCAGCCCGGAGTTCGTCGAAGCCCGCGGCGCGCGGAACTTCGTCGAGGTCTACGACGTGCTGCACCCCTTGCAGCCCATGGAGTATCCGCGCCCGATGCGCACCAGCCCGTTCTACCCCAGGCAGCAGGAGCTGGGCGCGTACTTCCTGGAGGCCTCGGCCTGGGAACGCCCGCACTGGTACGAGGCCAACGCCTGCCTCGCCGAAGGCATCGAGCTGCCCGAGCGCGATGACTGGGCCGCCCGCTACTGGTCGCCGATCGCCGCCGCCGAGGCCAGGCACACCCGCGAACGCGTGGCCCTGTACGACATGACCCCGTTGAAACGACTGGAGGTCAGCGGCCCCGGCGCGCTGGCGCTGTTGCAGCGACTGACCACCAACCAGCTGGACAAGAAACCCGGCGCGGTCACCTACACCCTGCTGCTGGACCACACCGGCGGCGTGCGCAGCGACCTCACCGTGGCCCGTCTCGGCCCCGACCACTTCCAGGTCGGCGCGAACGGCAACCTCGACCTGGACTGGCTGCTCCGCCAGAACACCGACCCGGCCACGCACATCCGGGACATCACCGGCGGCACCTGCTGCATCGGCCTGTGGGGCCCACTGGCCCGCGACCTGCTCCAGCCCCTGGTCCGGGAGAACCTGGCGCACAAGGCTTTCGGCTACTTCCGGGCCAGGCGCATCCACGTCGGCCTGATCCCGGTGACCGCCATGCGACTGTCCTATGTGGGCGAACTCGGCTGGGAGCTCTACACCAGCGCCGAACTCGGCCCCCGCCTGTGGGACGAGCTCTGGCAGGCAGGCCAGCAACATGGCGTGATCGCCGCCGGGCGCAGCGCCTTCAACAGCCTGCGCCTGGAGAAGGGCTACCGCGCCTGGGGCACCGACATGACCGACGAGCACAACCCGTACGAGTCCGGCCTCGGCTTCGCCGTCCGGCTGGACAAGGGCGAGTTCCTCGGCCGCGACGCCCTGGCCAAGCTCGACCCGGACAACCCGGCCCGCCGCCTGTCCTGCCTCACCCTGGACGACCGCACCACCAACGTCCTGGGCAAGGAACCCGTGTTCCACCAAGGCGAACCGGTCGGCTACGTCACCTCGGCCGCCTACGGGTACACAGTGGACAGACCCATCGCCTACGCCTGGCTACCGGCCGGGGCCGCTACCCCCGGCACCCCGGTGCAGATTGAGTACTTCGGCCGCAGGCTCCACGCCACCGTGGCCGCCGAACCGCTGTTCGACCCCGAGATGGCCCGCATCCGCCGCTGA
- a CDS encoding aromatic ring-hydroxylating dioxygenase subunit alpha — MTATGLPPSLLATLPGSAYTDPEVFTAEQQHLFEAMWFCAARLSDLDGPGAYRTVQIGRESVILTRNRAGQLRAFLNICRHRGARICTQDSGAVKRNFQCSYHAWTYDLDGKLIAAPNLTKMPDLDRVEYGLVTVQVKEWLGYLWVCLAAEPPSFAETVQQAVTERLGSLAAIDSYTIEALTVGRRIVYDVRANWKLIVENFMECYHCATIHPELTEVLPEFADGYAAQYYVGHGAAFGQDIQGFTVDGSPGFEPLPGLREDQDRRYYAITVKPQVFINLVPDHIIFHRMFPLAPDRTVVECDWLYTNEVVATGKDVSRSVELFHRVNQQDFDACERTQPAMSSRAYRDGGVLVPSEHHIEAFHQWVQASTGKFVPTSGCAKPED; from the coding sequence GTGACCGCAACCGGTCTGCCCCCGAGCCTGCTGGCCACCCTGCCCGGCAGCGCCTACACCGACCCCGAGGTCTTCACCGCCGAGCAGCAGCACCTGTTCGAGGCCATGTGGTTCTGCGCCGCGCGGCTGTCCGATCTGGACGGTCCGGGAGCCTACCGCACCGTCCAGATCGGACGGGAGAGCGTCATCCTCACCCGCAACCGCGCCGGGCAGCTGCGGGCCTTCCTCAACATCTGCCGCCACCGCGGCGCGCGGATCTGTACCCAGGACAGCGGTGCGGTCAAACGCAACTTCCAATGCTCCTATCACGCCTGGACCTACGACCTGGACGGCAAGCTCATCGCCGCGCCCAACCTGACCAAGATGCCCGACCTCGACCGGGTCGAGTACGGCCTGGTCACCGTGCAGGTCAAGGAATGGCTGGGCTACCTGTGGGTCTGCCTCGCCGCGGAACCACCGTCCTTCGCCGAGACCGTGCAGCAGGCGGTCACCGAACGCCTCGGTTCCCTGGCAGCCATCGACTCCTACACCATCGAGGCGTTGACGGTGGGCCGCCGCATCGTCTACGACGTGCGCGCCAACTGGAAGCTGATCGTGGAGAACTTCATGGAGTGCTACCACTGCGCCACGATCCACCCCGAGCTCACCGAGGTGCTGCCCGAGTTCGCCGACGGCTACGCCGCCCAGTACTACGTCGGCCACGGGGCCGCATTCGGACAGGACATCCAGGGCTTCACCGTCGACGGCAGCCCCGGTTTCGAACCCCTGCCCGGCCTGCGCGAGGACCAGGACCGGCGCTACTACGCGATCACCGTCAAACCGCAGGTCTTCATCAACCTGGTGCCCGACCACATCATCTTCCACCGCATGTTCCCGCTGGCGCCCGACCGCACCGTGGTGGAGTGCGACTGGCTCTACACCAACGAGGTGGTGGCCACCGGCAAGGACGTCTCCCGCTCGGTCGAGCTGTTCCACCGGGTGAACCAGCAGGATTTCGACGCCTGCGAGCGGACACAACCTGCCATGTCCTCCCGCGCCTACCGCGATGGTGGTGTACTCGTACCCAGCGAACATCACATCGAGGCGTTCCACCAGTGGGTTCAGGCGTCAACCGGGAAGTTCGTTCCCACTTCGGGGTGCGCGAAACCCGAAGATTGA
- a CDS encoding GMC family oxidoreductase N-terminal domain-containing protein, with protein sequence MMEEFDYVVAGGGTAGAVVAARLSEDPDVRVCLLEAGPSDVDDQAILRLDRWMALLESGYDWDYPVEPQATGNSFLRHARARVLGGCSSHNSCIAFWAPAEDLDEWASMGCTGWSAAEVFPLYQRLETNDAPGEHHGRSGPVNIMTVPGEDPCGAALLEACAQQGIPTTPFNSGTTVVNGANWFQINATKEGVRSSSSVSYLHPIIGQRPNLEIRTGVRVKRLLIDEHKRCTGVEYLAADLHHSLEVRARREVVVSCGSIDTPKLLMLSGIGPAEHLRQHGIDVVVDSPGVGENLQDHPEGVIQWQAKQPMARKSTQWWEIGIFTTTQEGLDRPDLMFHYGSVPFDLNTLRHGYPTTENGFCLTPNVTRSRSLGTVRLRSRDYRDKPMVDPRYFSHPHDERVMTHGLRLARRIVAQPAMAEWAGPELFPGPAATTDEELLDYIRRTHNTVYHPSSTVRMGAPGDAQAPLDPQLRVKGIDGLRVADGSVMPFLVTVNPCITTMMIGEKCADLIKAS encoded by the coding sequence TTGATGGAGGAGTTCGACTACGTGGTCGCCGGCGGCGGCACAGCGGGCGCGGTGGTCGCCGCGCGGCTGTCCGAGGACCCGGACGTGCGGGTCTGCCTGCTGGAGGCCGGACCGTCCGATGTGGACGATCAGGCGATCCTGCGGCTGGACCGGTGGATGGCGCTGCTGGAGTCCGGCTACGACTGGGACTACCCGGTCGAACCCCAGGCCACCGGCAACTCCTTCCTCCGGCACGCCCGCGCCCGCGTGCTCGGCGGCTGCTCCTCGCACAACTCCTGCATCGCCTTCTGGGCGCCCGCGGAGGACCTGGACGAGTGGGCCTCGATGGGCTGCACCGGCTGGAGCGCGGCGGAGGTCTTCCCGCTGTACCAACGGCTGGAGACCAACGACGCGCCCGGCGAGCACCACGGCCGCTCCGGCCCGGTCAACATCATGACCGTGCCCGGCGAGGACCCCTGCGGCGCGGCGCTGCTCGAAGCCTGTGCCCAGCAAGGCATTCCGACCACCCCGTTCAACAGCGGCACCACGGTGGTCAACGGCGCCAACTGGTTCCAGATCAACGCCACCAAGGAAGGCGTGCGCTCCTCCTCCTCGGTGTCCTACCTGCACCCGATCATCGGCCAGCGGCCCAACCTGGAGATCCGCACCGGGGTCCGGGTCAAGCGGCTGCTCATCGACGAGCACAAGCGGTGCACCGGGGTGGAGTACCTGGCCGCGGACCTGCACCACAGCCTGGAAGTGCGGGCCAGGCGCGAGGTCGTGGTCAGCTGCGGCTCGATCGACACCCCGAAGCTGCTCATGCTCTCCGGCATCGGCCCGGCCGAACACCTGCGCCAGCACGGGATCGACGTCGTGGTCGACTCGCCGGGGGTGGGGGAGAACCTGCAGGACCACCCCGAGGGCGTGATCCAGTGGCAGGCCAAGCAGCCGATGGCGCGCAAGTCCACCCAGTGGTGGGAGATCGGCATCTTCACCACCACCCAGGAGGGCCTGGACCGCCCGGACCTGATGTTCCACTACGGTTCGGTGCCCTTCGACCTGAACACGTTGCGGCACGGCTACCCGACCACGGAGAACGGCTTCTGCCTGACCCCGAACGTCACCCGCAGCCGCTCGCTGGGCACGGTCCGGTTGCGCAGCAGGGACTACCGGGACAAGCCCATGGTCGACCCGCGCTACTTCAGCCACCCGCACGACGAGCGCGTGATGACCCACGGCCTGCGGCTGGCCCGCAGGATCGTCGCCCAGCCCGCGATGGCGGAGTGGGCCGGTCCCGAACTGTTCCCCGGACCGGCGGCCACCACCGACGAGGAGCTGCTCGACTACATCCGCCGCACCCACAACACCGTCTACCACCCCTCCAGCACCGTCCGGATGGGCGCGCCCGGCGACGCCCAGGCCCCGCTCGACCCACAGCTGCGGGTCAAGGGGATCGACGGCCTGCGGGTGGCCGACGGCTCGGTGATGCCGTTCCTGGTCACCGTGAACCCGTGCATCACCACCATGATGATCGGCGAGAAGTGCGCCGACCTGATCAAGGCGAGCTGA
- the solA gene encoding N-methyl-L-tryptophan oxidase: protein MYDVIVIGLGGMGSAAVSHLAARGSRVLGLDRFGPAHHNGSSHGGSRIIRQSYFEDPAYVPLLLRSYELFDRLAADSGREVLTVTGGVMIGRPDSLTVKGSQLSAETWDLPHEMLDALEIRRRFPTMTPVEDEIALYETKAGFVRPEATVTAHLELAGKAGAHLRYHEPVLDWTSDGNGVRVRTGAGEYRAEKLVICPGAWAPELLADLGIPFVIERQVQYWFAPTGGTGPFRPEVHPIYIWEAADGVQAYGFPASDGPEDGAKVAFFRGGQTCTPDTIDRTVHPHEVEAMRAQMLPRIPSLPAQFLRAATCMYTNTADEHFVIATHPAHERVTVACGFSGHGFKFVPVVGEILADLALTGATAHPIDLFRPERLSEVTP, encoded by the coding sequence ATGTACGACGTGATCGTGATCGGCCTCGGCGGCATGGGCAGCGCCGCCGTCAGCCACCTGGCCGCCCGCGGCAGCCGGGTGCTCGGCCTGGACCGCTTCGGACCCGCCCACCACAACGGATCCAGCCACGGCGGCTCCCGGATCATCCGCCAGTCCTACTTCGAGGACCCGGCCTACGTGCCGCTGCTGCTGCGTTCCTACGAGCTCTTCGACCGGCTCGCCGCCGACTCGGGCCGCGAGGTGCTCACCGTCACCGGCGGTGTGATGATCGGCCGACCGGACAGCCTCACCGTCAAGGGCAGCCAGCTCTCCGCGGAAACCTGGGACCTGCCGCACGAGATGCTGGACGCGCTGGAGATCCGCCGCCGCTTCCCGACCATGACTCCGGTCGAGGACGAGATCGCGCTGTATGAAACGAAAGCCGGTTTCGTCCGCCCGGAAGCCACCGTCACCGCCCACCTCGAACTGGCCGGCAAGGCCGGAGCACACCTGCGCTACCACGAACCCGTGCTGGACTGGACCAGCGACGGCAACGGCGTCCGCGTGCGCACCGGAGCGGGGGAGTACCGCGCGGAGAAACTGGTGATCTGCCCGGGAGCCTGGGCCCCCGAGCTGCTCGCCGACCTCGGCATCCCGTTCGTGATCGAACGCCAGGTGCAGTACTGGTTCGCCCCCACCGGCGGCACCGGCCCCTTCCGGCCCGAGGTGCACCCCATCTACATCTGGGAAGCCGCCGACGGCGTCCAGGCCTACGGCTTCCCCGCCAGCGACGGCCCAGAGGACGGGGCCAAGGTCGCCTTCTTCCGCGGCGGCCAGACCTGCACCCCCGACACCATCGACCGCACCGTGCACCCGCACGAGGTCGAAGCCATGCGCGCGCAGATGTTGCCGCGCATCCCCAGCCTGCCCGCTCAGTTCCTGCGCGCGGCCACCTGCATGTACACCAACACCGCCGACGAGCACTTCGTGATCGCCACCCACCCCGCGCACGAGCGGGTCACCGTGGCCTGCGGGTTCTCCGGGCACGGCTTCAAGTTCGTGCCCGTGGTGGGCGAGATCCTCGCCGACCTCGCGCTCACCGGCGCGACCGCGCACCCCATCGACCTGTTCCGCCCCGAACGGCTCTCCGAGGTGACCCCGTGA
- a CDS encoding amino acid permease produces MTTVRSDDAELQEFGYRQELKRTLGNFHTFAAGISYISILTGTFQLFYLGFAQGGPAYWWSWPMVFAGQLMVALCFAELAARYPIAGSIYNWAKRLSNPHVSWLAGWLMLAASATTVAATALALQITLPQIWDGFQLVPDNPTNAVVLASILIVFTTIINACGVKLMARINSAGVLIELIAAVIMVVVLAAFAVRGPSVVLETHGTGEGNPLGYMGAFLAASLASLYVMYGFDTAASLGEESKDPCRNAPKSILRAVTASFVIGGLLLLFALMAVRDINAPELGTIGLQYIVLDVLGPVVGKIFLVTVAIAIVVCVLAVHTAAIRMMFAMARDNNLPGGAKLAKVSARFQTPVLPALLIGAFGIAFLMVNIGQPQIFSVVTSIAIILIYLAYLLVTVPLLIARFRGRWPLATVEGAEPRFGLGKWGLPVNIVAVLWGAAMVVNLLWPRQAIYNPSPPFHWYLQWGAVLFVGAVTIIGFAYYWFVQRHRSGVLADHAHTPAVAAPMPEVR; encoded by the coding sequence ATGACGACCGTCCGCTCGGACGACGCTGAGCTCCAGGAGTTCGGCTACCGCCAGGAACTGAAGAGGACCCTCGGAAACTTCCACACCTTCGCCGCCGGGATCAGCTACATCTCCATCCTCACCGGCACCTTCCAGCTGTTCTACCTCGGCTTCGCCCAGGGCGGCCCGGCCTACTGGTGGTCCTGGCCGATGGTCTTCGCCGGCCAGCTCATGGTCGCGCTCTGCTTCGCCGAGCTGGCCGCCCGCTACCCGATCGCGGGCTCGATCTACAACTGGGCCAAGCGGCTCAGCAACCCGCACGTGTCCTGGCTGGCCGGCTGGCTGATGCTGGCCGCCTCCGCCACCACGGTGGCCGCGACCGCGCTGGCCCTGCAGATCACACTGCCGCAGATCTGGGACGGCTTCCAGCTGGTGCCGGACAACCCGACCAACGCGGTGGTCCTGGCCAGCATCCTGATCGTGTTCACCACCATCATCAACGCCTGCGGGGTCAAGCTGATGGCCCGGATCAACAGTGCGGGCGTGCTGATCGAGCTGATCGCCGCGGTGATCATGGTGGTGGTGCTGGCCGCCTTCGCTGTCCGCGGACCGTCGGTGGTGCTGGAGACCCACGGCACCGGCGAGGGCAACCCGCTCGGCTACATGGGCGCGTTCCTGGCCGCCTCACTGGCCTCGCTGTACGTGATGTACGGCTTCGACACCGCGGCCTCCCTAGGCGAGGAGTCCAAGGACCCCTGCCGCAACGCGCCCAAGTCCATCCTGCGCGCGGTGACCGCCTCCTTCGTCATCGGCGGCCTGCTGCTGCTGTTCGCGCTGATGGCGGTGCGCGACATCAACGCCCCGGAACTGGGCACGATCGGCCTGCAGTACATCGTGCTGGACGTGCTCGGCCCGGTGGTCGGCAAGATCTTCCTGGTCACCGTGGCCATCGCGATCGTGGTGTGCGTGCTCGCGGTGCACACCGCGGCGATCCGGATGATGTTCGCCATGGCCAGGGACAACAACCTGCCCGGCGGCGCGAAGCTGGCCAAGGTCAGCGCCCGGTTCCAGACCCCGGTGCTGCCCGCGCTGCTCATCGGCGCCTTCGGCATCGCCTTCCTGATGGTCAACATCGGTCAGCCGCAGATCTTCTCGGTGGTCACCAGCATCGCGATCATCCTGATCTACCTGGCCTACCTGCTCGTCACCGTGCCGCTGCTGATCGCCAGGTTCCGCGGTCGCTGGCCACTGGCCACAGTGGAGGGTGCGGAACCCCGCTTCGGGCTTGGGAAGTGGGGGCTGCCGGTCAACATCGTGGCCGTGCTGTGGGGTGCGGCCATGGTGGTCAACCTGCTGTGGCCACGGCAGGCGATCTACAACCCGAGCCCGCCGTTCCACTGGTACCTGCAGTGGGGCGCGGTCCTGTTCGTGGGCGCCGTCACGATCATCGGCTTCGCGTACTACTGGTTCGTCCAGCGCCACCGCAGCGGTGTGCTGGCCGACCACGCGCACACGCCGGCCGTGGCGGCCCCGATGCCGGAGGTGCGTTGA